One window of the Cryptomeria japonica chromosome 7, Sugi_1.0, whole genome shotgun sequence genome contains the following:
- the LOC131856797 gene encoding uncharacterized protein LOC131856797 — translation MKDWRNVQVDGYAMFRVAKTLRHVKEKVKKWNREVFGDIFIQKFALQEEMSLIQDKVQNEGYVNNNFANESEVLSKYHKIIAQEETFWRQRSKSLCLKDGDKNIRFFHISTLKHGAANRIGHLVKNGRRIDNEDEISGVVVEFFADFLKKDTLLDSEAQNMLVDIIPKVLSDNQNHNLATIPSKEEIRSVVFSFDGSKAPGPDDFPMFFFQNFLEVVEKDVSNVVKEFFGARSLLKELNATFIVLIPKKQGLILWMLLGLLACAIISIKLSPRSLRRGC, via the coding sequence ATGAAAGATTGGCGAAATGTTCAAGTGGATGGTTATGCTATGTTCCGCGTTGCTAAAACGTTAAGGCATGTTAAGGAGAAGGTTAAAAAGTGGAATAGAGAAGTCTTTGGGGACATCTTCATTCAAAAATTTGCACTTCAAGAGGAGATGAGCTTGATCCAGGATAAAGTccaaaatgaaggttatgtgaatAATAATTTTGCTAATGAAAGTGAGGTTCTATCCAAATACCACAAAATTATAGCCCAGGAAGAGACCTTTTGGAGGCAGAGATCCAAATCCTTATGTCTTAAGGATGGTGATAAAAACATCAGATTCTTCCACATCTCTACCCTTAAACATGGGGCTGCAAATAGAATTGGCCACCTTGTGAAGAATGGGAGAAGAATAgataatgaggatgaaataagTGGAGTTGTTGTTGAGTTCTTTGCTGATTTTCTAAAGAAAGATACTTTATTAGACTCAGAGGCTCAAAATATGTTGGTTGATATCATACCTAAAGTCCTATCTGATAACCAAAATCATAATTTGGCTACCATTCCTTCAAAGGAGGAAATTAGgagtgttgtcttttcttttgatggtagtaAAGCTCCTGGCCCTGATGActttcctatgttcttcttccaaaactTTTTGGAAGTTGTGGAGAAAGATGTGTCCAAtgttgtgaaagagttttttggagcTAGATCCCTACTGAAGGAACTGAATGCAACTTTTATTGTCCTCATCCCTAAGAAGCAAGGGCTGATTCTCTGGATGCTTTTAGGCCTATTAGCTTGTGCAATTATTTCTATAAAATTATCTCCAAGGTCCTTACGTCGAGGATGCTGA